Proteins from a single region of Pungitius pungitius chromosome 4, fPunPun2.1, whole genome shotgun sequence:
- the nrn1lb gene encoding neuritin 1-like b — translation MKSQPGAVTMLLPISLGLSLITVCLGAAIPNSCGSIYKSFAQCLLTLGDSLVDTQKDQSTQDIDSICRSWNSFHVCANSALAGCPGEAAAVWESLRQESRKTQFSGNLYDMCARHTTLPASTVPAPQRPPASDQTNQDKLKGQTNKHSPTFSTLLIPVCTTLLLMLRSV, via the exons ATGAAGTCCCAACCAGGCGCGGTGACCATGCTGCTGCCCATCTCTCTCGGCCTCA GCTTGATCACTGTGTGTTTAGGAGCAGCAATTCCCAATTCATGTGGTTCCATCTACAAGAGTTTTGCCCAGTGTTTGCTCACACTTGGAGACAGTTTGGTGGATACACAAAAAGACCAGAGCACACAGGACATTGATTCAATCTGCAG GTCCTGGAATTCGTTCCATGTTTGTGCCAACTCTGCTCTGGCCGGCTGTCCCGGCGAAGCAGCAGCCGTTTGGGAGTCTCTGAGGCAAGAGTCCAGGAAGACGCAGTTCTCAGGAAACCTCTACGACATGTGTGCCCGCCACACCACCCTCCCCGCCAGCACTGTGCCTGCACCCCAGAGGCCCCCCGCCTCCGACCAGACCAACCAGGATAAACTGAAGGGTCAAACGAACAAGCACAGCCCCACCTTCAGCACACTGTTGATCCCTGTGTGCACCACCTTACTGCTTATGCTCCGGAGCGTATGA